The DNA window TATAAGTGTTTTCAACACTCTTGACTAGGATTAACCTTCCTCTAAAcatcaataataattataaaaaataaataaattaaatataatcacaAGTGTTAATGTAGGTGTCCTGCATCGACATAGACACGgacacacttttttttttttgaaatgtcgTTGTTACATAGATACACATAAATTATGAACCACACATGTTCAAGTTTGCACAAGTTTGACCAAATCATGGCAAAACACTAGAATTTTGGTAAAGACTACACTGTCTAACTTCAACAAAATTAGGATGCCGCCATAATTTTGCAAATATCACTGTCAATCCAAACATTTGATCACAACATAATCACTAATACTAACAACTATCTCTTATGTTTGATTTTTGAATTACAACACATTTCACATCAAAATAGTTTAAAATATCTAGTTCTTCCTTTTCAACAATTAGAAGAAAAATGGGATAATAGCCTTAACATTCTTAGGAAAATCTTCAAATTTAGAGAGATACCATCTCCTAGTAGCATAACTCCTACCCAACAAGTAAAAAGTAGTGCCAATGGCAAAAGAGAATCCATACAATGTTTGAGAAATTAAGGAAAAGCCATAAAACCCAATAATCTCAAAAAGATAATGAGGACATATCACAAACTCAAATAAGCCACCTTTAGGAATCTTGTATTCCTTTTCACCTTCTCCTCTTAATTTTGATAGAAGATAATGATGGTAGAAGTTGCCGGTGATGCCTACAAGAAACAACAGAATTCCAGGGTACAATAGATTGATTGATGGTTCTGGAAGATTCAATGTGAGGTGCTGAGCATAGATCATGGTTGCAGATGAGATAAAATAACTCAGTGTGATGGGAATTGCAGACTCAAGTGCCATAGAACCACTATATTTGTGGACAAATAGAACCTACACAGTAAAGTTGAAACATCATTGTTCATTGAGCTGAAAATCACATAACAGAACAACAATAAAGCATTAAGAATCAGAATCACTCATTTTCAATCAAACAAAGATTTTCAATAAGAAATTATTATTatacttattcaaacaaaataTGACTCCTACGTTAGTATTTTGTACTTAGTTCATagtaacaaaattattatttaaactaACCTATCTTATCAAACTCGGCCATTCCAGCCGTTATCTTGGCACAGAATAGCAAAACCAAGAAAACTGCGATAAATGATCTAACAAAATATAACCCACATATCCCTTTCAAAGTTCTTCATCGAAACACTCTATTAAATTGTGGACCTCAAACTCAAATATAGCAAATGTCTTAGT is part of the Vicia villosa cultivar HV-30 ecotype Madison, WI linkage group LG2, Vvil1.0, whole genome shotgun sequence genome and encodes:
- the LOC131647504 gene encoding uncharacterized protein LOC131647504, whose product is MAASTFLNFLFPPPPSLFVTAMSVISIASLANAGFSEVRGKHMSYSKFWNVNNNNGNKQQMKLSSRTGMLLLYTPAFLAGAASFWVFPDEGLRSTVLQSAVTIHFFKRVFEVLFVHKYSGSMALESAIPITLSYFISSATMIYAQHLTLNLPEPSINLLYPGILLFLVGITGNFYHHYLLSKLRGEGEKEYKIPKGGLFEFVICPHYLFEIIGFYGFSLISQTLYGFSFAIGTTFYLLGRSYATRRWYLSKFEDFPKNVKAIIPFFF